DNA from Amycolatopsis sp. DSM 110486:
GCCGCCGCCGAAGTCCTCTCCGCGGGCGGCGACGCGGCTGTGGTCTCCGACGACAACCTCCGCGCCTCCCTGAAATCCGCCCTGGCCGGCGAGCGGCTGTCCCTGATCCTCGACGCCACCGGCGGCCCGGTCGTCAAGGACCTCACCCGCGCCCTCGAAGACGGCGGCACCGTCGTCACCTACGCCTTCCCCGAAGGCGCCCCGCGGATCTCCCCGGCCGACCTCGTCTTCCGCGGCATCACCCTCAGGGGCTTCTGGCTGATGAACTGGCTCCGCACCGCCACGGCCGCCGAGGTGACCACCTTGTACTCCGACTTGGCCGACCTGGTGGCCACCGGCGAGCTGACGGCGCCGGTCGAAGCGACGTACCGGCTGGAGAAGTACGAGGAAGCCTTCGCGCACTCGCTGACCCCTGGTCGCCGAGGCAAGATCCTCTTCACCTTCGGCGAGTGAAGGCCGGCATTTCCATCGCGGCAAGAAGGAAGCCGCAAGTCCCGAAAGACCTGCGGCTTCCCCCTAAACGCGAAACCTCAGTGCCCCACAGCCGCGCGCACCGACTCCTTCAGCGAGCCCAGCGTGGCGATCACCGCGGTCGGCTCATAGCCGCAGTGGGCCATGCAGTTGTCGCAGCGCGGATCCTTGCCGCGGCCGAAGGCGTTCCAGTCGGTGTCCTCGATGAGTTCCTTGTAGGTCTTCGCGTAGCCGTCGTCGAGGAGGTAGCACGGGCGCTGCCAGCCGAGCAGCGAGTAGGACGGGATGCCCCACGGCGTGCACTCGAGGTCGCGCTTGCCTTCGAGGAAGTCGAGGAACACCGGCGAGTGGTTGAGGCGCCAGCGTTTGCGGTTGCCGCCGCCGAAGGCTTTCGCGAAGAGCTCGCGGGTCTGGTTCACGCCGAGCCAGTGGTCCTGGTCCGGTGCCTTCTCGTAGGCGTACGCGGGCGAGATCTGCATGTTGTCGACACCCAGGTCGTTGAGGTAGTCGAGCACGTTGATCACGTCCTGCGAGGTGTCCCCGTTGAAGAACGTCGTGTTCGTCATCACCCGGAAGCCCTTTTCCTTGGCGAGCTTGATCGCCTCGACGGCCGCGGCGAACCCGCCCTCCTTGCGCACCGACGCGTCGTGGCGGTCTTCGAGGCCGTCGATGTGCACCATCCACGCGAAGTTGTGGTGGGGCTTGAACTTGTGGATGTGCTTGTGCAGCAGCAGGGCGTTGGTGCAGAGGAACACGATCTTGCGCCGGTCGAGCAGCTGCCGCACGATCTCGTCGATCTTCGGGTGCATCAGCGGCTCACCGCCGGCGATGGACACCATCGGCGCGCCGCTCTCCTCGATGGCGCCCACGGCCTGCTCGACCGGCATGCGCTGCTTGAGCAGGGTGTGCGGTTGCTCGATCTTGCCGCAGCCGGCGCACTTGAGGTTGCAGGCGAACAGCGGCTCAAGCTCGACCAGCAGCGGGAACTTTTCCTTGCGCAGCAGCTTCTGCTTCATCAGATAACCGCCCAGTCGCACGGACTGACGCAACGGCATGGCCATGGCTCAGAGCACCTCCCGAGGTAGGGTGAAAGTGATTTCTTCCTCCGTCAGCCGGTTTTCGGCGACGGTGACCGGCCCGAGTCCGCGCAGGCCCGCCACGACCTCGTCCACGAGGTGCGGCGGCGCCGAAGCGCCCGCGGTGAGGCCGATCCGGCCCGCGCCCGCCAAGCGGCGCAGGTCGATGTCCGAAACTCCGTCGACCAGCACGGCCGGCGTTCCCTCTCGCTCCGCGACTTCCACGAGCCGGCGCGAGTTGGACGAGTTGACCGAGCCCACCACCAGCACGAGGTCGACCTCGCGCGCGATCGCCCGCAGCGCCTGCTGCCGGTTGGTGGTGGCGTAGCAGATGTCGTCCTTGCGGGGCGCCGACAACCCGGGAAAACGCGAGCGCAGCACGGACGCGATCTCCTCGGCCTCGTCGAGCGCCAGCGTGGTCTGCATGGTGTACGCGAAACCCTGAGCGGCAGGCACGGTCACGGTGCTGGCCGCCGCGACGTCCTCCACCACCACGACCGAACCGGGAGCCTCCCCGACTGTGCCTTCCACTTCTTCGTGCTCGGCGTGCCCGATGAGGAACACCGTGTCGCCGCGCCCGCTGTAGCGGCGCACCTCGTTGTGCACCTTGGTCACCAGCGGGCACGTCGCGTCGATCACCGACAGGCCGCGATCGGCCGCGTCGCGCCGCACCGCCGGGGTCACGCCGTGGGCGGCGAACACGAGCGTCGCGCCCTCCGGCACTTCCCCGACCTCGTCGACGAACACCGCGCCGCGCTCCTGCAATTGCCGCACCACGTGGGTGTTGTGCACGATCTGGCGCCGCACGTACACCGGCGCGCCGTGCTTGGCCAACGCGCGGTCCACGATGTCGATCGCCCGCTCCACGCCGGCGCAGAACGACCGCGGGCTCGCCATCAGCAGCTGCCGCGCCCCGGTCGCCGCCGCCCACGCCGTGAGCGCGGGCACGGCCGCCCGCAGGCTGCGCAGCCCGGCCAGGCCGTGGGCAACCGTGCCGGGCCGCACCAGCGGCGCGCCGACCGTGTCCACAATGGACCGTACGACGGCGAACGGCTGCCCGGCAGCGGCCAGCCGGTGTGACTCCATGTCGACCGCCAGCGCACCCGACGAGGCCAGCGCGTCGCGTTCCCGTTCCCCCACCACGTGGTCGACCCCGAGCACCGGTCCGAGGTGGACCGTCAACCCGAGCCGCCGCAACGCACCGGCCAGCAGGGGGGCGGACGGCACCTCGACCACCCCGTCCGGCCCGCGCACCTCGTCGGCCACCACCACGTCACCCGGGCGCACGCGCGCCGCGAGACCACCGCCGATCCCGGCGACCACGCGGGGCCCCTCGGGCAACCGGGCCGCGGTGGCCGCCGCCCGCCGCGGACCCAGGCCGGTGCGCACCACCGGCAGCCCGGCCCCGCGCAACGCGGCCCGCTCGATCCGCAGCGGCGCGCACAGCACGGCCGGTCTCACGAGGAGCTCCGCACGTACCGGCCCAGCGCCGACAGCGGGAACACGACGCGGTAGAGGTGGTACGACAGGTAGAAATCGCCGGGGAAGCCCGTGCCGGTGTGGAAGTCCTCGTCCCAGCCGCCGTCTGCGCGCTGCTGCTCGCACAGCCATGCCACGCCCTCCGTCGTCGCGGCGGAGTCCCGCTCGCCGGCGGCCAGCAGCGCGAGCAGCGCCCACGCGGTCTGCGACGGCGTCGACTCGCCGCGGCCCGACCACTTCCCCGGGTCGTCGTAGGAGCGCAGGTCCTCGCCCCAGCCGCCGTTGGGGTTCTGGTGCTCGGTCAGGTACCGCACGGCGCGGCGGATCCGGACGTCCGAGGCCGGCATCCCGGCGAGGACCAGCGCGGGCACGACCGCGCCCGTGCCGTACACGTAGTTCGCGCCCCACCGGCCGAACCACGAACCGTCGGCCTCCTGGTTGTCCAGCAACCACTTCACGCCACGGCGGCATTCGGTCGTGTCCGCCTTGCCCTCGGCCGCCAGCATCTCCACGACGTGCGCGGTGACGTCCGCCGACGGCGGGTCGATCACGGCACCGAAGTCGCAGAACGGCAGCTTCGTGGCGAGCACCTGCGTGTTGTCCGCGTCGAACGCGCCCCAGCCGCCGTCGCTGGACTGCATGCCTTCGAGCCACTTCACGCTGCGGTCGATCGCCCCGCGGATGCGCAGGTGGTCGGGCCGGCCCATGCGCCGCAGCGCCAGCACCACCTCGGCGGTGTCGTCGGTGTCGGGGTAACCGTCGTTGGCGAACTCGAACGCGAACCCGCCCGGCGCGAGCGACGGGCGGCGCACCATCCAGTCGCCCGGCACGGTGATCTCCTCGCCCAGCATCCACTCCGTCGCGCGCACCAGCGTCTCGTCGCCGGGGGAGACGCCCGCGTCGAGCAGCGCGGTCATCGCGAGCGCGGTATCCCACACCGGCGACTGGCACGCCTCGAGCCGGCGCACCCAGCCCTGTTCGGTCTCCTCGCGGACGGTGAAGTCTTCGAGACCTTCGAGGCCGGCTTTGAGCGCGGGGTGGTCGAGCGAATAGCCGAGCAGGTGCAGCGCGAGGATCGAGTACACCCACGGCGGCTGGATGCCGCCCCACGAGCCGTCGGACTCCTGGCGCGCCAGGATCCACTCGGCGGCCTGGCGCATCGCGACCTTGCGCACCGGGTTGAACGGCAGCTTCGCATACGTGTGCAGCGCGGTGTCGAGGTTCTGGAACACCCCGTCCCACGTCCACGGCGCCGCGGACTTCTTCGGGCTCTCACCGACGCGCAGTTCGGCCACGTCGAACGGCAGCTTTCGCTTCGGCCGCAGCGTGCCGACGATCGTGAGCGGCACGATGGTCTGGCGTGCCCAGCACGCGAAGTCGTAGACGTTGAGCGGAAACCACGACGGCAGGAAGATCAGCTCCGGTGGCAGGTTCGGCAGGTCGGCCCACGACCACTGCCCGAACATCGCGAGCCAGATCCGCGTGAACACGCGGGTGCTCTCCAGACCGCCGTGCGCGCGGATCCAGCCGGCCGCCTCGACGAGCCACGGCGCGTGGGCCGGGTCACCGGCCAGCCGCAGGGCGACCCACGCCTCCACGGTGGTCGACAAGTCGGCCGGGCCGCCGGGGAAGTTGGCCCACGTGCCGTCGTCCCTTTGCTGCGATCGGATCCAGCGCGCCGACTCTTCTTTCTGCTGTTCGGTGAGAATGCCGAGGAACTGGCGCAGCAGCAGGTCTTCGGCGTCCATCGTGACGTTGGTGGAGAGCTCACCCTTCCACCAGCCGGCCGCGTCCTGCTCGCCGCGCAGGAACTCGATCCCGGCGGCGAGGGTTTCTTCCGGAGTACGCGAGCGTTCGCGCGGGGTGTCCGAAGTGGACGTCCCGGGGACGGTCTGCGTCATTCACGCCTCCCTGTGCACGATGAAGCGTGCGATGCCGATGAGCTCTTCGCGCGGCCCTTCGGGGATCGCAGACAGCGCGCGCTCGGCCGTACCGACGCGCCGCGCGGCCTCGGCCGTGGCCCACTTGCGGCCGCCGGCCGACTCCACGAGCGCCGCGACGCGCGCCAGCTCGGTCTCGTCGGCAACACCGCCCGTTTCCTCGCCCGCGAGCCACTCCGCGAGCTCGCGGCCTTTCGCACCCCCGTGGGTGATCGAGTAGGTGACGGGTAGCGACTTCTTGCGCGCCCGCAGATCGGAGTACACGGGCTTGCCGGTCACGGCCGCGTCGCCCCAGATGCCGAGCACGTCGTCCACGAGCTGGAACGCCAGCCCGACCTCTTCGCCGAACACCGCGAGTGCGTCGACGGTCTCGGCGGGCGCGCCGGCGAGCACGGCGCCGATCGCGGCGCTGCAGGACAGCAGCGCGCCGGTCTTGCCGCGGGCCATGGTGACGCACTCGGGGAGTGTCACGTCGTCGCGCTGCTCGAACTGGACGTCGAGCACCTGGCCGTGGATGAGCCGGCGCGTGGTCTCCGACAGCAGCCGCGCGGCGGGGATCGCGTGCGGGGAATCGCTGTCCAACACCGCTTCCTGCGCGAGCGCGAGCATCGCGTCGCCGGTGAGGATGGCGGCCGGCGCACCCCACAGCGCCCACACGGTGGGGCGGTGGCGGCGTTCGGTGTCGCCGTCCATGAGGTCGTCGTGGACGAGCGAGAAGTTGTGCACCAGCTCGACGGCGACGGCTCCGGGCACGCCGGTCTCGGCGGGCGCGCCGGCGGCCAGCGCCGAGAGCACCGCGAGCGCGGACCGCACGGCCTTGCCGCCGTTGCCGCTCACCGGCGTGCCGTCGGCGTCGGTCCAGCCGAGGTGGTACGCGCTGATCGCGCGGCTGGTCTCGTCCAACCGGCCGACGGCCTCGCGCAGCGCGGGCTGCACGGCGTACCGGGTGCGGCCGAGTGCTGCCGGCACCGCAGGGGCCGCCTCGGCGGCGGGTCGCATGGTGGCGGTCATGCTCCGACTCCCTCCTTCTCCTCGTGCACGTTCTTCTCGAGGAGGGCGGTCGCCGCGGCCGCACCGCTGCGGGCAGCGCCCTCCATCGTCGCGGGCCAGCCGGTGGCGGTCCACGCCCCGGCCAGGTAAAGCCCCCGCGCGGACGTCTCCGCGCCCGGGCGCAGCGAGGCCGTGCCCGGGCCGGGCCGGAACGTCGCGTGCCGTTCCCTGGTCACGAAGAAATCCAGCACCTGCGCGCCGCGAGCTTCGGGCAGCAGGCTGGTGAGCTCCGGCAGCAGGCGCTCGCGCAACGTCGCGGTAGGCAGGTCGATCAGGTCGTCGGCGGCCGAGAGCGACATCGCCAGGTATTGCCCCGATTCGAGGCCCGATTGGCGCGTGCGGTCGAAGACCCACTGCACCGGCGTGCGCACACCGGCCACGAACGGCTCGTCCAGCACGCGGCGGTCGAGCACCACGTGGACGTTCACGATCGGCGAGCTGCCCAGCCCGCCCGACCAGCCGGTCGGCAACGGGATCGCGCCCGGCGGCGCGAGTTTCTCCGTGACGGGCGGGGGCGCGGCGAGCACGACGTGGGCGAAGGTGGCCTCGCCGTCGTCGGTGCGCACGCGCCAGCCGCCGGCCGTCTGCTCGATGCCGCGCACCTTCGTGCCGGTCCGCACGTCGGCGCCGGCCGTGGTGAGCGCGTCGAGCGCCGCGTCGCCGTGCAGCTCACGCAACGGCACGAGCGACCAGCCGATGTCGGCCGCCGCCGGGTCGGTGAGCAGGCCCTCCTGGAACACCGTTGCCGCGAGGGCCAGCGACGCTTCGTCGGCCGTCGCGTTGAGCGTCGCGACCCCGACGAGGTCCCACAGCGCCTCGATCGCGGCGGCACTTTGCCCGTGGCGGCGCAGCCATTCGCCGAACGACTGCCGGTCGGTGCGGTCGTCGGCGGGATCGACGCGGCGCAACGCGAGCGCTGCCAGCGCGAAGCGCGCGCGGTCGAGCGGGCGCAGCGGGTCGTAGCGCAGCAGGGACGCGGCCAGGTGCAGTGGCGCGGGCAGGTCGCCGCGGCGCAGCCACGTCGACTCCGTCGAACCCGGCGTGCGGATCGGGATCTCCAGGCGCGGCTGCAGCATCACGCGGTCGGTGACGCCGAGGCGGTCCAGCAGCGCGAGGTAGGCGGTGCAGCAGCGGAGAAACACGTGCTGGCCGTTGTCCACGTGCAGCTCGCCGCGCGTGAATGAGTGCGTGAGCCCGCCCAGGTGCGGCCGGGCCTCGAACAGCGTCACCGGGCGCCCGGCGTCGGCGCAGCGCAGCGCGGTGGCGATGCCCGCGAGCCCGCCGCCGACGACCGCGACCTCGGAGGTCATCGGCCGATCCCCGTGAGCGCCCGAACCGCGACAACCGCCTTTTCCCTGCCGGACAAGGATAGCCTGCGGTCGAACACGAGCGAGGGCTGCTCGTCGATGCGGTCGAGCAGCGTGCGGTAGATCCCGGACATCGCCGTGCAGCACGCGGCGCTGCGGCGGTCGAGCGAGGGCACGAGCTTCAGGCCGCGGGCGTACCAGTCGCGGGCGCGCGCGGCGCTGAAGTGGACCAGCGCGGTCAGCCCGCCGCCGTCGTCGGCCAGCCGGCCGTCCTCGCCGACTTTCAGCTCCACGCCGAACCGGTCGAGGTCTTCCTTGGGCAGGTACACGCGCCCGTTGAGGAGGTCTTCGCGGATGTCGCGCAGGATGTTGGTCTGCTGCAACGCGATCCCGAGCTCGTCGGCATACGTCGGTGCCTCGGGCTCCGGCTTGCTGCCGAACACACCGAGGCACAGCCGCCCGACCGAACCGGCGACGCACCGGCAGTACTCGACGAGGTCCTCGAACCGCACGTACTCGCGGCCGGTCACGTCCATCTCCACGCCGTCGAGCAGCTCATCGAACGCGCCGAGCGGGATCGGGTACCGCCGTGCCGCGTCGGCCAGCGCGACGTACACCGGGTCGGTGCTGGCGGACAGGTCGCCGAGCGACTTGCGGATGTCGGCCAGGCCCTGCAGCTTCGCCTCGGGCGCGAGATCGCCGTCGCCGATGTCGTCGACGATCCGGGCCAGCGCGTAGACCGCGCACAGCGCCGAGCGCTTGTCGGGCGGCAGCAGCCGGATCCCGTAGTAGAAGTTGCGCGCTTGCTCCTTGGTGACCAGCGCGCAGTGCTCGTACGCCTCTTCGACCGTGCTCATCCCGACCGCCTCCCCGTTCTGGGCTCACCCACCTGCAGCCACACGAGCCACGCCAGCACACCCGCTTTGCCCGGCTTGGCCTGCGTGGCGAGCACGTCTCCGTTCGTCTCCCTCAGCGCGTCGACGGTCGCCAGCCCGCCGGCCACGAACCCGCTCACGGCCAGCCGGCCCCAGCCGGACAAGAGCCCGACCAGACCAGCGCCGCTGCCCAGAAGGGCCGCGGCGCGGTCGATCTCGAAGCGCATCAGCTCTCTCAGCCGGCGCGACGCCCGCGCCGCGCCGAGCTCGTCTTCGGTGACGCGAAAGGCCGCGAGGTCCTCTTGCGGCAGGTAGATCCGGCCGTTGCCGTGGTCCTCGGCCACGTCCTGCCAGTGCTCCAGCAGCTGCAACGCGGTGCACACGCGGTCCGAGAGCTTCTCGGCCTCGGGGTCGTGCACGTCGAACAGCCGCAGCACGATCCGGCCCACCGGGTCGGCCGACAGCCGGCAGTACGCGCGGAGGTCGTCGTACGTCGCGTACCGCGTCACGCGCTGGTCCTGCAGATTGGCCTCGACCAGCCGGCGGAACGGTGCGAACTCCACCCGCCCCGCGTGCATCGCCGGCACCAGGCCGCGGATCGCGGGGTCGGTGGGATCGGCGCCGTCGAATGCGGCCGAGAGCTCGTCGCCGAACGCCTTCAGCAGCGCGACGCGGTCGCCTTCGGCTTCGTCGCCGAGGTCGTCGATCGTGCGCGCGACGGCGTACACGGCCTGCAGATCCGACCGCAGCCGCCGGGGCAGCACTCGGAGCGCGACCGGGAAGTTCTCCGCATGCCGCTTCTCCCGCAGACCGTCCGTGTCCGCTGCGTGACCGCCAGGTGAAGTCGATCTCATTGAACACAGTCTGACTCGCACGGATGGGCGGCTTCTGCGACCGGAAGAAGAATTTTGCTGGCTTCGACTTGGCACGAGCGGACAAAGTGGGGTGAGGATAAGGCGGACCGAACCCGTAGACCTGCTACCTGCTACGGAAGGAC
Protein-coding regions in this window:
- the hpnH gene encoding adenosyl-hopene transferase HpnH; protein product: MAMPLRQSVRLGGYLMKQKLLRKEKFPLLVELEPLFACNLKCAGCGKIEQPHTLLKQRMPVEQAVGAIEESGAPMVSIAGGEPLMHPKIDEIVRQLLDRRKIVFLCTNALLLHKHIHKFKPHHNFAWMVHIDGLEDRHDASVRKEGGFAAAVEAIKLAKEKGFRVMTNTTFFNGDTSQDVINVLDYLNDLGVDNMQISPAYAYEKAPDQDHWLGVNQTRELFAKAFGGGNRKRWRLNHSPVFLDFLEGKRDLECTPWGIPSYSLLGWQRPCYLLDDGYAKTYKELIEDTDWNAFGRGKDPRCDNCMAHCGYEPTAVIATLGSLKESVRAAVGH
- the hpnD gene encoding presqualene diphosphate synthase HpnD; this encodes MSTVEEAYEHCALVTKEQARNFYYGIRLLPPDKRSALCAVYALARIVDDIGDGDLAPEAKLQGLADIRKSLGDLSASTDPVYVALADAARRYPIPLGAFDELLDGVEMDVTGREYVRFEDLVEYCRCVAGSVGRLCLGVFGSKPEPEAPTYADELGIALQQTNILRDIREDLLNGRVYLPKEDLDRFGVELKVGEDGRLADDGGGLTALVHFSAARARDWYARGLKLVPSLDRRSAACCTAMSGIYRTLLDRIDEQPSLVFDRRLSLSGREKAVVAVRALTGIGR
- a CDS encoding polyprenyl synthetase family protein; this encodes MTATMRPAAEAAPAVPAALGRTRYAVQPALREAVGRLDETSRAISAYHLGWTDADGTPVSGNGGKAVRSALAVLSALAAGAPAETGVPGAVAVELVHNFSLVHDDLMDGDTERRHRPTVWALWGAPAAILTGDAMLALAQEAVLDSDSPHAIPAARLLSETTRRLIHGQVLDVQFEQRDDVTLPECVTMARGKTGALLSCSAAIGAVLAGAPAETVDALAVFGEEVGLAFQLVDDVLGIWGDAAVTGKPVYSDLRARKKSLPVTYSITHGGAKGRELAEWLAGEETGGVADETELARVAALVESAGGRKWATAEAARRVGTAERALSAIPEGPREELIGIARFIVHREA
- the hpnC gene encoding squalene synthase HpnC, producing the protein MRSTSPGGHAADTDGLREKRHAENFPVALRVLPRRLRSDLQAVYAVARTIDDLGDEAEGDRVALLKAFGDELSAAFDGADPTDPAIRGLVPAMHAGRVEFAPFRRLVEANLQDQRVTRYATYDDLRAYCRLSADPVGRIVLRLFDVHDPEAEKLSDRVCTALQLLEHWQDVAEDHGNGRIYLPQEDLAAFRVTEDELGAARASRRLRELMRFEIDRAAALLGSGAGLVGLLSGWGRLAVSGFVAGGLATVDALRETNGDVLATQAKPGKAGVLAWLVWLQVGEPRTGRRSG
- the shc gene encoding squalene--hopene cyclase encodes the protein MTQTVPGTSTSDTPRERSRTPEETLAAGIEFLRGEQDAAGWWKGELSTNVTMDAEDLLLRQFLGILTEQQKEESARWIRSQQRDDGTWANFPGGPADLSTTVEAWVALRLAGDPAHAPWLVEAAGWIRAHGGLESTRVFTRIWLAMFGQWSWADLPNLPPELIFLPSWFPLNVYDFACWARQTIVPLTIVGTLRPKRKLPFDVAELRVGESPKKSAAPWTWDGVFQNLDTALHTYAKLPFNPVRKVAMRQAAEWILARQESDGSWGGIQPPWVYSILALHLLGYSLDHPALKAGLEGLEDFTVREETEQGWVRRLEACQSPVWDTALAMTALLDAGVSPGDETLVRATEWMLGEEITVPGDWMVRRPSLAPGGFAFEFANDGYPDTDDTAEVVLALRRMGRPDHLRIRGAIDRSVKWLEGMQSSDGGWGAFDADNTQVLATKLPFCDFGAVIDPPSADVTAHVVEMLAAEGKADTTECRRGVKWLLDNQEADGSWFGRWGANYVYGTGAVVPALVLAGMPASDVRIRRAVRYLTEHQNPNGGWGEDLRSYDDPGKWSGRGESTPSQTAWALLALLAAGERDSAATTEGVAWLCEQQRADGGWDEDFHTGTGFPGDFYLSYHLYRVVFPLSALGRYVRSSS
- the hpnE gene encoding hydroxysqualene dehydroxylase HpnE produces the protein MTSEVAVVGGGLAGIATALRCADAGRPVTLFEARPHLGGLTHSFTRGELHVDNGQHVFLRCCTAYLALLDRLGVTDRVMLQPRLEIPIRTPGSTESTWLRRGDLPAPLHLAASLLRYDPLRPLDRARFALAALALRRVDPADDRTDRQSFGEWLRRHGQSAAAIEALWDLVGVATLNATADEASLALAATVFQEGLLTDPAAADIGWSLVPLRELHGDAALDALTTAGADVRTGTKVRGIEQTAGGWRVRTDDGEATFAHVVLAAPPPVTEKLAPPGAIPLPTGWSGGLGSSPIVNVHVVLDRRVLDEPFVAGVRTPVQWVFDRTRQSGLESGQYLAMSLSAADDLIDLPTATLRERLLPELTSLLPEARGAQVLDFFVTRERHATFRPGPGTASLRPGAETSARGLYLAGAWTATGWPATMEGAARSGAAAATALLEKNVHEEKEGVGA
- the ispH gene encoding 4-hydroxy-3-methylbut-2-enyl diphosphate reductase, whose product is MRPAVLCAPLRIERAALRGAGLPVVRTGLGPRRAAATAARLPEGPRVVAGIGGGLAARVRPGDVVVADEVRGPDGVVEVPSAPLLAGALRRLGLTVHLGPVLGVDHVVGERERDALASSGALAVDMESHRLAAAGQPFAVVRSIVDTVGAPLVRPGTVAHGLAGLRSLRAAVPALTAWAAATGARQLLMASPRSFCAGVERAIDIVDRALAKHGAPVYVRRQIVHNTHVVRQLQERGAVFVDEVGEVPEGATLVFAAHGVTPAVRRDAADRGLSVIDATCPLVTKVHNEVRRYSGRGDTVFLIGHAEHEEVEGTVGEAPGSVVVVEDVAAASTVTVPAAQGFAYTMQTTLALDEAEEIASVLRSRFPGLSAPRKDDICYATTNRQQALRAIAREVDLVLVVGSVNSSNSRRLVEVAEREGTPAVLVDGVSDIDLRRLAGAGRIGLTAGASAPPHLVDEVVAGLRGLGPVTVAENRLTEEEITFTLPREVL